In Clostridium sp. SY8519, one genomic interval encodes:
- a CDS encoding arginase family protein, translating into MEKEKQMPMPVILMNLTGIYDREEFWKQAGSRMELKDISGTRGYCSDEAADRIRRRMADCPAEGLHYLDSGNYHYLTGFWTEKIQEPFDLLVFDHHTDMQRPAFGDILSCGSWILDSIQTNGDLRRVFLVGADPELKSSVDPECEGVYQMLTAAEALADSRWLEAEPDSSDRLLYVSVDKDVLAPSVLETDWDQGTMTMEELLAVLELARQKRPICGMDVCGEPDPEQAAAGTILASDHVNRQIMEWFQASARQEKR; encoded by the coding sequence ATGGAAAAGGAGAAACAGATGCCCATGCCGGTGATTCTGATGAATCTGACCGGTATCTATGACCGGGAGGAGTTCTGGAAGCAGGCCGGTTCCCGGATGGAACTGAAGGATATTTCCGGAACCAGAGGATACTGCTCGGACGAGGCGGCAGACCGGATCCGCCGCCGGATGGCGGACTGCCCGGCCGAAGGGCTGCATTATCTGGATTCCGGCAATTATCACTATCTGACCGGATTCTGGACAGAAAAAATACAGGAACCCTTTGACCTGCTCGTCTTTGATCATCACACAGATATGCAGCGGCCGGCATTCGGAGATATCTTAAGCTGCGGATCCTGGATCCTTGACAGTATACAGACAAACGGGGATCTGCGGCGGGTCTTTCTGGTAGGGGCGGATCCGGAGCTGAAATCTTCGGTTGATCCGGAATGCGAAGGCGTGTATCAGATGCTGACGGCAGCAGAGGCGCTGGCAGATAGCCGGTGGCTGGAAGCAGAGCCGGACAGTTCCGACAGGCTGCTGTATGTTTCCGTGGATAAGGATGTGCTGGCGCCATCCGTCCTGGAAACAGACTGGGATCAGGGGACCATGACCATGGAAGAACTGCTGGCGGTTCTGGAACTGGCCCGGCAGAAGAGGCCCATCTGTGGAATGGATGTCTGCGGGGAGCCGGATCCGGAACAGGCCGCTGCCGGCACTATTCTTGCCAGTGACCATGTGAATCGGCAGATCATGGAATGGTTTCAGGCGTCAGCCAGACAGGAAAAACGGTAA
- a CDS encoding Rrf2 family transcriptional regulator codes for MKISTRGRYALRMMLDLAEHYSDEYISLKEISKRQDISKKYMEQIIPMLNQGHLLRTAKGQHGGYRLARLPREITLREVVSCAEGGINIIDCLADEVNQCPRAETCMTLPIWEGLNKTINDYLESYTLQDILDRQASDMGTYVI; via the coding sequence ATGAAGATTTCAACAAGAGGACGCTATGCGCTTCGCATGATGCTGGATCTGGCGGAACACTACAGCGACGAATACATTTCATTAAAGGAGATCTCCAAACGTCAGGATATTTCCAAAAAATACATGGAACAGATCATCCCCATGCTGAACCAGGGACATCTGCTGCGTACCGCCAAAGGACAGCATGGCGGCTACCGCCTGGCCCGGCTTCCGCGGGAGATCACACTGCGTGAAGTTGTTTCCTGCGCGGAGGGCGGCATTAACATCATCGACTGCCTGGCAGACGAGGTCAACCAGTGTCCCCGGGCCGAGACCTGCATGACCCTGCCGATCTGGGAAGGCTTGAACAAAACAATCAATGATTACCTGGAGTCCTACACTCTGCAGGATATCCTGGACCGCCAGGCCAGTGACATGGGAACCTATGTCATTTAA
- a CDS encoding alkaline phosphatase family protein, with protein MKPIKHLIHHCTARLAERFPNNKFLNGERKAKRLARQAEFRRKFHIFLEKPAVRFMSKYSLFFHIILACALVLIIETCSRHSLLSAFSFAFTSPLAFLYNALLVFASLLLVYLFKRRMLFRIVISVFWVLLGVVNGIILASRVTPFNFTDLKLISDLLAMKNSKYVTVGESVLILCCLIAVVVFIVFIAVRGPKFHGKIHRVRNLLGLVACLAVIPFITKGAIHSDILSGYFGNLAQGYQDYGFVYSFSASVVDTGMKKPSNYSQSTVNQILQTESKKKTSIGSKDQPNIIFVQLESFIDPNELTFLKYSKDPTPNFHKLRSNYSSGYLTVPVVGAGTANTEFEVMTGMTLKYFGLGEYPFKTVLKSSTSESIATDLHNIGYGTHVLHNNGGNFYSRATVFRNLGFDSFTSKEEMNITKYNEINTWPADDILVSETKKTMDSTKNKPDYIYTITVQSHGSYPTEKVFTNPEIKVTGGDTTEKNNQWEYYINEIHEVDNFVGNLIQMLSKRDEKTLVVFYGDHLPTMGLEEKDVKSGNLFHTVYATWDNFGLAKKNKNVTTYQLSSYITNRLGIHEGTIFKYHQTAMSSGDDKKSSYLSRLQQLQYDLLYGGNYANGGKDMPASDLEMGVQNVTIRSLALKQSGSSSADTQQQASNTNEKSVNKAAEQAQKSEKKSASKSGQADSLTPKVATAPPGTDSAADTSSAEEETEPVISIKGKNFTPWSKVYINGSAVSTTYVSGSELEISPDALSDGCKICIQQMGSGDTVFRRSNTITLAKTADLTAITNDPSTASGKYSDTSKDLTDAESSEAGNSAENTDTNHAADTDKN; from the coding sequence ATGAAACCGATCAAACATCTGATCCATCACTGCACTGCCCGACTGGCAGAGCGATTTCCGAATAACAAATTCCTAAACGGTGAGCGTAAGGCCAAACGACTGGCCCGACAGGCGGAGTTCCGCCGGAAGTTCCATATCTTCCTGGAAAAACCTGCTGTCAGGTTCATGAGCAAATACTCGCTTTTCTTTCATATTATATTAGCCTGCGCGCTGGTTCTGATTATCGAGACCTGCTCCAGACACTCCCTGCTCTCGGCATTTTCCTTCGCATTTACGTCGCCGCTGGCATTTTTATACAACGCGCTCTTAGTCTTTGCGTCTCTGCTGCTGGTCTATCTCTTCAAGCGCAGAATGCTGTTTCGGATTGTAATCTCCGTATTCTGGGTGCTGCTGGGCGTTGTCAACGGCATTATCCTGGCATCCCGCGTGACGCCGTTTAATTTCACCGATCTGAAGCTGATCAGCGATTTGCTGGCCATGAAAAATTCCAAATATGTCACGGTCGGGGAATCCGTACTTATCCTCTGCTGCCTGATCGCAGTCGTTGTTTTTATCGTATTCATCGCAGTACGGGGTCCGAAATTCCACGGCAAAATTCACAGAGTCCGCAACCTGCTTGGTCTGGTGGCCTGCCTGGCGGTCATTCCCTTTATTACCAAAGGCGCGATCCACTCAGACATTCTGTCCGGTTACTTCGGCAACCTGGCACAGGGCTACCAGGATTACGGCTTTGTTTACAGTTTTTCCGCCAGCGTAGTGGATACCGGCATGAAAAAACCTTCCAATTACAGCCAGTCTACGGTAAACCAGATCCTGCAGACCGAGTCAAAGAAAAAGACTTCTATAGGCTCCAAGGACCAGCCGAATATCATCTTCGTGCAGCTGGAGTCCTTTATTGACCCCAACGAACTGACCTTCCTGAAATACTCCAAGGATCCCACACCGAATTTCCACAAACTGCGGAGCAATTATTCCAGCGGCTATCTGACGGTTCCTGTGGTAGGCGCCGGTACGGCCAACACAGAATTTGAAGTGATGACAGGTATGACCCTGAAGTACTTCGGTCTGGGAGAATACCCGTTCAAAACGGTCCTCAAATCTTCCACCAGTGAAAGCATTGCCACGGATCTGCACAACATCGGTTACGGTACACACGTCCTGCACAACAACGGCGGTAACTTCTACAGCCGTGCCACGGTATTCCGCAACCTGGGCTTTGACTCCTTCACCAGCAAGGAAGAGATGAACATCACGAAATACAACGAAATCAACACATGGCCCGCGGATGACATCCTTGTCAGCGAAACAAAAAAGACCATGGATTCTACCAAAAATAAGCCTGACTATATTTATACCATTACCGTACAGTCCCATGGCAGCTATCCGACAGAAAAAGTCTTCACAAATCCGGAAATCAAGGTAACCGGCGGTGACACCACAGAAAAAAACAACCAGTGGGAATATTACATCAACGAAATTCACGAAGTGGACAACTTTGTGGGCAATCTGATCCAGATGCTGTCCAAACGTGACGAAAAGACTCTGGTTGTCTTCTACGGCGATCATCTTCCTACCATGGGTCTGGAGGAAAAAGATGTCAAAAGCGGCAACCTGTTCCATACGGTCTACGCCACCTGGGACAACTTCGGCCTGGCGAAAAAGAACAAAAATGTAACCACCTATCAGCTGTCCTCTTACATCACCAATCGTCTGGGCATCCACGAAGGCACCATTTTCAAATACCATCAGACCGCAATGAGCAGCGGAGACGATAAGAAAAGCAGCTATCTCTCCCGCCTGCAGCAGCTGCAGTATGACCTGCTTTACGGCGGCAATTACGCCAACGGCGGCAAGGATATGCCTGCTTCCGACCTGGAGATGGGGGTACAGAACGTCACCATCCGCTCCCTGGCTCTGAAACAGTCCGGCAGCTCATCCGCTGATACGCAGCAGCAGGCCTCCAATACCAACGAAAAATCCGTCAACAAGGCAGCGGAACAGGCCCAGAAATCTGAGAAGAAATCCGCTTCCAAATCCGGCCAGGCGGACAGTCTCACCCCGAAAGTTGCCACTGCGCCCCCCGGTACCGACTCTGCCGCGGACACCTCTTCCGCAGAGGAAGAAACGGAACCTGTCATTTCCATCAAGGGTAAAAACTTTACCCCCTGGAGCAAGGTATATATCAACGGTTCCGCAGTTTCAACCACCTATGTTTCCGGTTCTGAACTGGAAATCAGCCCGGACGCCCTTTCTGACGGCTGCAAAATCTGTATCCAGCAGATGGGTTCCGGCGACACCGTGTTCCGCCGTTCCAATACCATCACTTTGGCAAAAACAGCGGATCTGACTGCCATCACCAATGATCCGTCCACCGCTTCCGGAAAATATTCGGACACCTCAAAGGATCTGACAGACGCTGAATCCTCCGAAGCAGGTAACAGCGCAGAAAATACAGATACGAACCACGCGGCGGATACTGATAAAAACTGA
- the asrB gene encoding anaerobic sulfite reductase subunit AsrB, whose protein sequence is MSKNILLPTPHKILNVLKHTETEYTFRVSCDVEPDYGQFFMLSLPKVGEAPISASGKGPGYVEFTIRNVGMLTQEIFRLEPGRSIFLRGPYGNHFPAEKFENKDLLIICGGTGMSPVMTLINHFYDHPEVCKSVTVIAGFKNKDAVLFKEEINKFKSRFRMIVTLDNEVEEGYETGMVTAHIGKVPIRSFEDYNIVIVGPPVMMHFSALECLKNGAREDKIWVSFERKMSCGVGKCGHCKINDTYVCLEGPVFNYKDTKGRLID, encoded by the coding sequence ATGAGCAAGAATATATTACTTCCGACGCCGCACAAGATTTTAAATGTGCTGAAACATACCGAAACGGAATATACCTTCCGGGTTTCCTGTGATGTGGAACCGGATTACGGACAGTTCTTCATGCTGTCTCTTCCGAAGGTGGGAGAGGCGCCGATTTCCGCCAGCGGAAAGGGACCGGGATACGTGGAATTTACCATCCGCAATGTGGGGATGCTGACCCAGGAGATTTTCCGGCTGGAGCCGGGACGCAGCATTTTCCTGCGGGGGCCTTACGGCAATCATTTTCCGGCGGAAAAGTTTGAAAACAAGGATCTGCTGATTATCTGCGGCGGAACCGGCATGTCTCCGGTAATGACGCTGATCAATCATTTCTATGATCATCCGGAAGTCTGCAAATCAGTAACTGTTATCGCTGGATTTAAGAACAAAGATGCGGTATTGTTTAAAGAAGAGATCAATAAGTTCAAATCCAGATTTCGCATGATCGTGACCCTGGACAACGAAGTGGAAGAAGGCTATGAAACCGGCATGGTGACGGCGCATATCGGCAAAGTGCCCATCCGTTCCTTCGAAGACTATAATATTGTCATTGTGGGGCCGCCGGTGATGATGCATTTTTCAGCGCTGGAATGTCTGAAAAACGGTGCCCGGGAGGACAAAATCTGGGTTTCCTTTGAGCGCAAGATGTCATGCGGTGTCGGCAAATGCGGTCACTGCAAGATTAATGACACCTATGTATGCCTGGAAGGACCGGTGTTTAATTACAAAGATACAAAAGGCCGCCTCATCGACTGA
- the clpX gene encoding ATP-dependent Clp protease ATP-binding subunit ClpX has protein sequence MEDDKTLQDTETVDPKDTEVTDADTEHKDDGGYEDVCYMCKRPESIAGKLIHIPNHICICQDCMQKTFDSMNQMNFPGLDGLNIGDLFAGGKTPNISFMNLSDLQKLAGAQPKIKPKKKKKEEAAEQKAEIDITKIPAPHKIEAKLSEYVIGQDYAKKVMSVAVYNHYKRVASMTMEDDGVEIEKSNMLMVGPTGCGKTYLVKTLARLLNVPLAIADATSLTEAGYIGDDIESVLSKLLAAADNDVERAEHGIVFIDEIDKLAKKQNATQRDVSGESVQQGMLKLLEGAEIEVPVGAASKNAMVPMTTVDTSNILFICGGAFPGLEDIVKERLTRHSSMGFIADLKDKYDNETNLLKYVTTEDIRRFGMIPEFIGRLPILFSLDPLSEDMLVRILKEPKNAIIKQYQKLLAMDEVKLTFTDGALHAIARRAKERKVGARALRSILEDYMLDIMYEIPKDDEIGGVTITEEYIEKTGGPVITMREYEKKAELPEKRPAAEV, from the coding sequence ATGGAAGACGACAAAACCTTACAGGACACAGAAACAGTCGATCCCAAGGATACGGAAGTGACTGATGCTGATACCGAACATAAGGATGACGGGGGATATGAAGACGTCTGCTACATGTGCAAGCGTCCGGAAAGCATTGCCGGCAAACTGATCCATATTCCGAATCATATATGCATCTGTCAGGACTGCATGCAGAAAACCTTTGACAGCATGAACCAGATGAATTTTCCCGGCCTGGATGGTCTGAATATCGGAGATCTGTTTGCCGGCGGCAAGACACCGAATATAAGCTTTATGAATTTGTCGGACCTTCAGAAACTGGCAGGCGCCCAGCCGAAGATCAAACCGAAAAAAAAGAAAAAAGAAGAAGCCGCGGAGCAAAAAGCGGAAATTGATATCACAAAGATTCCCGCGCCACATAAAATCGAGGCAAAACTCAGCGAATATGTGATCGGACAGGATTACGCCAAGAAGGTGATGTCCGTGGCAGTATACAATCATTACAAGCGCGTGGCTTCCATGACGATGGAAGATGACGGGGTGGAGATCGAAAAGTCCAATATGCTGATGGTCGGCCCCACAGGCTGCGGCAAGACCTATCTGGTGAAAACACTGGCCAGACTGCTGAATGTGCCCCTTGCCATTGCGGATGCCACATCTCTGACCGAGGCCGGTTATATCGGTGATGATATCGAAAGCGTACTGTCCAAACTGCTGGCAGCCGCAGACAATGATGTGGAACGGGCGGAACACGGAATCGTATTTATTGACGAAATCGACAAACTGGCGAAAAAACAGAACGCCACCCAGAGAGATGTCAGCGGGGAATCGGTACAGCAGGGCATGCTGAAACTCCTGGAAGGCGCAGAAATTGAAGTACCGGTAGGAGCCGCCAGCAAAAATGCCATGGTTCCGATGACTACAGTGGACACCTCCAACATTCTTTTTATCTGCGGCGGGGCCTTTCCCGGCCTGGAGGATATTGTCAAAGAGCGGCTGACCAGGCATTCCTCCATGGGATTTATCGCGGACCTGAAGGATAAGTACGACAATGAGACGAATCTGCTCAAATATGTGACCACGGAAGACATCCGGCGGTTTGGCATGATACCGGAATTCATCGGCCGGCTTCCTATCTTATTTTCACTGGATCCGCTGTCGGAAGACATGCTGGTACGTATCCTGAAAGAACCGAAAAACGCCATTATTAAACAGTATCAGAAGCTGCTGGCCATGGATGAAGTGAAACTGACCTTTACCGACGGGGCGCTGCATGCCATTGCCAGACGAGCCAAAGAGCGTAAAGTGGGCGCCCGGGCACTCCGGTCGATTCTTGAGGATTACATGCTGGATATTATGTATGAAATTCCGAAAGATGATGAGATCGGCGGCGTAACCATCACAGAAGAATACATTGAAAAGACCGGCGGCCCGGTTATCACAATGCGTGAATATGAAAAGAAGGCAGAACTTCCGGAAAAGCGTCCGGCAGCGGAAGTCTGA
- the asrA gene encoding anaerobic sulfite reductase subunit AsrA, with protein MSDRFDIYRLMRNREKLYRFFARLFEREVDQEFYEQLKHVKFQEDLDVTSITELQDAVIRLNEYFKYDMGESLDDLAADFASTFLGAGRAEGEAAFPYESVYTSPKRIMMQDAWSEVSQLYRDKGLELGNMQDGLMEDHIAIELEYMAFLCDETCHHTEQLFGLEEQRGFLNRHLLNWIPEFCLDIKRYADTEFYRMVGQLTTGFIQFDSFLLETMISELKARSNEKRSYLVSRRTLDQIVDRLKNDYNIYGPKRVPGRYRSDGSSVIRYQELNSIDEIVNSEQSDFSPKEVYYPISQTIFRFREDSIVENLNNDPKGIIIFARPCDIEGTRRLDNMFLANGGNSDVYYERLREKVRFVLLECPESWENCCCASMGSNQTSHYSMAVSLGNQNGTDPNGGEEQKPAWVKGFIEVQVADAEFFEFFEGEEACSYEPRFIQENRKKMRVPDIDDPCMMQEINDLPFWKEYNDQCISCGGCNAVCPTCSCFETVDFLDEENSLNGQRRRVWSSCMLPEFSKTAGGHIDRPKPDKMMRFKAMHKTYDYRKRFGGSDHMCVGCGRCTTRCPEDISFIDTVNRLHDGVEAIKAERKARQEEEAAQANSWVFDSAQAARVNLQQEKTEE; from the coding sequence ATGAGTGATCGTTTTGATATCTACAGACTGATGCGCAACCGGGAAAAGCTCTACCGTTTTTTTGCCCGCCTGTTTGAGCGGGAGGTGGACCAGGAATTTTACGAGCAGTTAAAGCATGTGAAATTTCAGGAAGATCTGGATGTGACCTCCATTACGGAACTGCAGGACGCGGTAATCCGGCTGAACGAATATTTCAAATATGACATGGGAGAATCGCTGGACGATCTGGCAGCGGACTTTGCCAGTACCTTCCTGGGGGCGGGACGCGCCGAGGGAGAAGCGGCCTTTCCTTATGAATCAGTGTATACCAGTCCGAAGCGTATTATGATGCAGGATGCCTGGAGTGAGGTAAGCCAGCTGTACCGGGATAAAGGACTGGAACTGGGCAATATGCAGGATGGTCTGATGGAAGATCATATCGCCATTGAGCTGGAGTATATGGCATTTCTGTGTGACGAAACCTGTCACCATACCGAGCAGCTCTTTGGCCTGGAAGAACAGCGGGGCTTCCTGAACCGCCATCTTCTGAACTGGATTCCGGAATTCTGTCTGGACATTAAGCGGTATGCGGATACGGAGTTTTACCGCATGGTAGGTCAGCTGACCACCGGATTCATTCAGTTCGACAGTTTCCTGCTTGAGACCATGATTTCCGAACTGAAGGCCAGAAGCAATGAAAAGCGCAGCTACCTGGTCAGCCGCAGAACGCTGGATCAGATTGTGGACCGGCTGAAAAATGACTACAATATCTATGGCCCGAAGCGGGTTCCCGGCCGCTACCGCAGTGACGGAAGTTCTGTCATCCGTTATCAGGAACTGAATTCCATCGATGAGATCGTCAACAGCGAGCAGTCGGATTTTTCACCGAAGGAAGTGTATTATCCGATTTCCCAGACGATTTTCCGGTTCCGGGAAGACAGTATCGTGGAGAATCTGAATAATGACCCGAAAGGAATCATTATTTTCGCCCGTCCCTGTGATATTGAGGGAACCAGACGGCTGGACAATATGTTTCTGGCAAACGGCGGCAATTCGGACGTCTATTATGAGCGGCTGCGGGAAAAAGTCCGGTTTGTTCTGCTGGAATGCCCGGAAAGCTGGGAAAACTGCTGCTGTGCTTCGATGGGGTCGAATCAGACGTCCCATTACAGTATGGCAGTGAGCCTGGGAAATCAGAACGGTACTGACCCGAACGGCGGGGAGGAGCAGAAGCCGGCCTGGGTCAAGGGATTTATTGAGGTGCAGGTGGCAGACGCGGAATTCTTCGAATTCTTTGAAGGAGAGGAAGCCTGCAGTTATGAACCGCGGTTTATTCAGGAAAACCGGAAAAAAATGCGGGTACCGGACATCGATGATCCCTGCATGATGCAGGAGATCAACGACCTGCCCTTCTGGAAGGAGTATAATGACCAGTGCATCAGCTGCGGCGGATGCAATGCGGTATGTCCGACCTGCAGCTGTTTTGAAACGGTGGATTTCCTGGATGAGGAAAACAGCCTGAACGGACAGCGGCGCAGGGTTTGGTCCTCCTGCATGCTGCCGGAGTTTTCCAAAACGGCAGGCGGTCATATTGACCGGCCGAAACCGGATAAAATGATGCGGTTTAAAGCCATGCACAAGACCTACGATTACAGAAAACGCTTTGGCGGCAGCGATCATATGTGTGTGGGCTGCGGAAGATGCACCACACGGTGTCCGGAGGATATTTCCTTTATTGATACGGTAAACCGGCTCCATGACGGGGTGGAAGCGATCAAGGCAGAGCGGAAGGCCCGCCAGGAAGAAGAAGCGGCCCAGGCAAATTCCTGGGTATTTGATTCGGCTCAGGCAGCCCGTGTGAACCTGCAGCAGGAAAAGACAGAGGAATAA
- a CDS encoding 4Fe-4S dicluster domain-containing protein, producing the protein MRKKQLAFVVELDRCIGCKGCQVACKMENGTPLGSDRIKVRKVGPTGTYPNLEMYFLPTMCQQCEEPVCARVCPTGAIYKNESDGVVKIDREKCIGCHSCNNACPYHANTFSEARNNMDKCTICFQERANGEEPACVKNCSGKALHYGDVNDPDSEVSRLLAEAGEDHVFQFQDFGNHPSARYILKHAAWQDILPQELDVVSFGKGGKKYYE; encoded by the coding sequence ATGAGAAAGAAACAGTTAGCGTTTGTAGTTGAATTGGATCGCTGCATTGGCTGCAAGGGATGCCAGGTGGCCTGCAAGATGGAAAACGGCACACCCCTGGGATCGGACCGGATCAAAGTACGGAAGGTAGGTCCCACCGGAACCTATCCGAATCTTGAAATGTATTTTCTTCCCACCATGTGCCAGCAGTGCGAGGAACCGGTCTGTGCCCGGGTATGTCCCACCGGGGCGATCTATAAAAATGAAAGCGACGGTGTCGTGAAAATCGACCGGGAGAAGTGCATCGGCTGCCACAGCTGCAACAATGCCTGCCCGTATCATGCGAACACCTTTAGCGAAGCAAGGAATAATATGGATAAATGCACCATTTGCTTTCAGGAACGGGCGAACGGAGAAGAACCGGCCTGCGTGAAAAACTGCAGCGGAAAGGCGCTGCATTACGGGGATGTCAATGATCCGGACAGTGAAGTTTCCAGACTTCTGGCAGAAGCGGGAGAGGATCATGTCTTCCAGTTCCAGGATTTCGGAAATCATCCCTCCGCGCGCTATATTCTGAAACATGCGGCATGGCAGGATATCCTCCCGCAGGAACTGGACGTGGTATCCTTCGGAAAAGGAGGAAAAAAATATTATGAGTGA
- the udp gene encoding uridine phosphorylase: protein MHYAEEGLQYHLQIRKGEVGEYVILPGDPKRCSKIAEHLEQPRLVADHREYVTYTGMLDGTAVSVTSTGIGGPSAAIAVEELVQAGARTLIRVGTCGGMQPEILGGDLAIATGAIRAEGTSREYAPIEFPAVPSQDVVEALRRGADSCGFRAYTGVVQCKDSFYGQHEPERMPVGAMLEEKWEAWKRLGCIASEMESAAIFIVASALHVRAGSVLLVMANQEREKAGLPNPVVHDTEAAIKTAIAAVRELIRADRKTDC from the coding sequence ATGCATTATGCGGAAGAAGGACTGCAGTACCACCTGCAGATTCGAAAGGGAGAAGTGGGAGAATATGTGATCCTGCCGGGGGATCCCAAGCGCTGCAGCAAGATCGCGGAACACCTGGAACAGCCCCGTCTGGTGGCGGACCACAGGGAATATGTGACTTATACAGGGATGCTGGACGGTACGGCAGTCAGCGTCACCTCCACCGGAATCGGCGGACCCTCTGCGGCTATTGCTGTGGAGGAGCTGGTACAGGCGGGTGCCCGCACGTTGATTCGGGTGGGAACCTGCGGAGGAATGCAGCCGGAGATTCTGGGGGGCGACCTGGCCATTGCCACGGGAGCAATCCGCGCGGAGGGAACCAGTCGGGAATATGCGCCGATTGAGTTCCCGGCCGTACCCAGCCAGGATGTGGTGGAAGCCCTGCGCCGGGGGGCAGACAGCTGCGGATTTCGTGCTTATACCGGGGTAGTGCAGTGCAAAGATTCTTTTTACGGACAGCATGAACCGGAGCGGATGCCTGTGGGCGCCATGTTGGAAGAAAAATGGGAAGCCTGGAAACGTCTCGGCTGTATTGCCTCGGAAATGGAATCGGCAGCCATCTTTATCGTGGCCAGCGCGCTGCATGTGCGTGCCGGTTCTGTGCTGCTGGTTATGGCCAATCAGGAGCGGGAGAAAGCGGGTTTGCCGAATCCGGTGGTACATGATACGGAAGCAGCGATAAAAACAGCCATAGCGGCGGTCAGGGAACTGATCCGCGCCGACCGGAAGACTGACTGCTGA
- the cysK gene encoding cysteine synthase A, translating to MAIYKSILDLVGKTPLVELANYSKANHLEATVLGKLEYFNPAGSVKDRIAKSMIEEAEKNGQLKEGSVIIEPTSGNTGIGLSSVAAAKGYRIIIVMPETMSIERRNLMKAYGAELVLTEGSKGMKGAIAKANELAAEIEGSFIPGQFTNQVNPATHKATTGPEIWEDTEGKVDIFVAGVGTGGTVTGVGQYLKSKNPNVKIVAVEPASSPVLSTGKGGSHKIQGIGAGFVPETLDTSVYDEIITVENDAAFEVGREVAREEGFLVGISSGAAVWAAAELAKRPENKGKTIVALLPDTGDRYLSTELFADK from the coding sequence ATGGCAATTTACAAATCAATCTTAGACCTTGTAGGAAAAACACCTTTAGTAGAGCTGGCAAATTATTCCAAAGCCAACCATCTGGAGGCGACTGTGTTAGGCAAGCTGGAATACTTCAATCCGGCCGGATCAGTAAAAGACCGTATCGCCAAATCCATGATTGAGGAAGCAGAGAAGAACGGACAGCTGAAAGAAGGCTCTGTAATCATCGAGCCCACTTCCGGCAATACCGGTATCGGACTTTCTTCTGTAGCAGCAGCCAAGGGATACCGGATCATTATTGTAATGCCGGAGACCATGAGCATCGAGCGCCGCAACCTGATGAAAGCATATGGCGCAGAGCTGGTTCTGACAGAAGGCAGCAAGGGTATGAAGGGCGCCATCGCCAAGGCAAATGAACTGGCAGCTGAGATTGAGGGAAGCTTTATTCCGGGTCAGTTTACCAACCAGGTAAATCCGGCGACCCATAAGGCTACCACAGGTCCGGAGATCTGGGAAGACACAGAGGGAAAAGTAGATATTTTTGTAGCCGGCGTAGGTACAGGCGGTACCGTTACCGGTGTGGGACAGTATCTGAAATCCAAGAACCCGAATGTGAAGATCGTAGCAGTAGAACCGGCATCTTCACCGGTACTGTCTACCGGCAAAGGCGGTTCCCATAAGATCCAGGGAATCGGCGCAGGATTTGTTCCGGAGACACTGGATACTTCTGTTTATGATGAAATCATTACCGTAGAAAATGACGCAGCCTTTGAAGTAGGCAGAGAAGTAGCGCGGGAAGAGGGATTCCTTGTAGGCATTTCTTCCGGAGCCGCTGTATGGGCTGCCGCAGAGCTGGCAAAACGCCCGGAAAACAAGGGCAAGACAATTGTAGCGCTGCTTCCGGATACCGGAGACAGATATTTATCCACCGAGCTGTTTGCGGATAAATAA